The segment GTTAATgtgtataataaaaactaaaaattatttattaaggcGTCAGGAcaatcaaaaaaaatctttaatttattcaaaattcttaaCAGAACCATAACATtgataaatattcaaaaaagtaaaatcataTCTAAATTGGAATAATCACAAAAAAACAAAGAgagaaaacatttattaatttcttttttattttctttatatacataaaagttaaatttttcccTTTATTTAGCCAGCCAATTATTATTAAGCCTGCCCCCAACCCCTTAGCAAAAATACGCATAATTTATGTTGATTTATTGCAGTTCTTCTTTATCTGTCTGCAAGTCTGTACTTTTCTTATAGCATCTtcaacttaatttttataatcgtAATATTTTGTACTGTCCAAAAgtcagtttaaaacaaaaaaaactgagCGGAATAAGAAGAAACAAGAAACTAATGGTGTATTACAATGTTATATTATTCTTGGAACATGAGAATTATAAagaattgctaaaaaaaaaaaacaactgaaaaagTATGATTACAAGCATTATTTCATGGTCTCATTAATGAAGCTTCATTAACTTTAAACGGTTTTTTTCTCATACGTTTTCGTTTTCCTTTGTACTTccagtttatgtttttattaaaaaaaatactttttcattttctttgaaTCACTTTGGAAgtgaaattctttttattaaaagttaccTCAGAAAAATGGAAGGAGTTCTTTACTTATGCAAAAGGAATTTGTAAGAGAAAGTATTTGCAAATAGAAATTATGATGCTCTACATAAATTCCTATAGATTATAGTTACATATAAGAGTAGTTCACTCTATTGATGATCTCATCTTTTAGGAATAACAATCTAAATGTTCTAATCAAATTCTAGCATACTTCCCCTCAAATATCTCTTGATAAAGAAAGAACTATTAAATTATTGTATCTGAAAATCTATGTGCAAGCATAATAATCTTCTACTTTCAGCAATATCCttgaactttatttaaaatataaaattcatttcatCACaagtaaaagtagaaaaaaaacgaCTTGTATCCTTAAAATTCTTTGTTTGAATGCAGTAAAAATCAACAGCAGTATACAACATCGCTATTTTAcgctttaagcttttttttatactaaaacatgATTTTAACAAGTGTTGGCTGCAGTTGCATCAGTTTCAGCAACAAAAGCCACCACATTCACTACCACAGGAACGACAACAGTAAAATAAGTAACATTATTACAACTTAGTTTCTGTTACttatttttaaactgttttcgTTGTTTATATTtcgtgaatttttttatttctcttggTTGCGGTTGctttagttttaaaagttttaacccatttttttcacaaacacatGAGTAATTTTAActgaaacaattttattattgtttcgtTAAAGTGCACAAGGAGATAAAAAAGaccttaaattattttgttaagtttttttttaacagcaaTGTAAAATAAGAGAAAGACAGACGTACAAAAATTAacgctttagaaaatttactgaAAGTTGCTGACGTTGATGACTTTAgtgtttgtagttgtttttctttctgttCAGTAGCACTAAAGTTAATGTGTATATTTATGCCCTACTGAGGGCATCATAccattcatagaaaattttctctaaaaaaatcaatattattcaaaaatttttttccaaaaagaaaattgttgaaatttttttgctgaaaaagaaaaataatttacaattttatatcaaaattaatgttcatcgcaaaatttaaaaaaaagataattaaaaaaaattctataaaaaaagaaatttatcttcaagtttttaaaaattagaaaatttatcgaaaatattttataaaaaaagtaaaatttatagtacatttctatgaaaataatatttatcaaaaattttctacaaaaacaaaattaatggaaaattcGCTATAAAAAGattataagaaaagaaaaatttaccagcaaaaaagaaaagcaattaaacattttacttcaaaattaaaattttttagtaattttctacaaaaaattaaatttaacgaaaaattgTCTATCAAATATTAGCtacataagaaaatttattaaaaattagccGGAATGGaaatgtatttacaaaaaaaaaaattatcaataattttatgtcgaaaataaaataaattaaaaaaattatcaaacctttttctaaaaaattgaaaaatgattgaaaattttatacgaaagaaaattaaattgtctacagtttaagaaaatttaaaaaagaattctttatatttaatcaaaattttccaaaaagaaaattactcgataaataataaaaaataaaatttatcgaatattagctttaaaagaaaacttttcgaaaattagttaaatagaaaatttaccgAAAATTCTGttaactaataaaatttatcgaaaatttgaaaaaaagaagtaaatttatcgaaagttctttataaaaaagaaaatttattgaatattaacCAAAGAGAAAATTACTCGATAATTAACcaaaagaaaattgattgaaaattagctttaaaagaaaatttattaaaaacttgccaaaaaaatgtattaaaaattatgttaaaaaagaaaattaatcgaaaatttgcttaaaaaaaaattaagtgaaaacgacattttctgtaaaaagagaatttaacaaacgttttctaaaaagaaaactaacttatcaaaatttttctataaaaacaaaatttatggaaaattgaaaagttatttaaaaaaagaaaattggtcaaaaattatgttaacaagaaattttccgaaaaaaagataatttatcaaaaacttatcgaaaattttctataaaaagtgaagaTACTTTATGATCGGTTACCACCCCCTTTTTACatcttatttgttatttattcttttttctaatttttatggtGTTACATTtcgtagttttttttcttgttttcatcTTCATGCCGGGAAAAAcaactaaacattttataacattGTTGTCATTGTTGGAAGAGGATTCTGCTGACATCCTTCCTTCTACGTGCGTAAGTACACtcatcaaatttttataaaccaaacaaaaaatttaaaaaatatttattttagaaaaccataaaaaggattttaagttaatattatttaaattaagtatataaaaaagtattatttaatttaaaaacttttcaatttattttgaaaaaaaaaaaaattttgtcaatttttgCAAGTGCATTCTCAACAATTCACTAATGCAATGCTTATAAATTAAGAGGGCGTGTATTTGGCCACTATTCATTCCCAAGCTATTCGTCGTTAAGgtaaataaagataaataatGTTGTCTTGTTTCTTAAGTTTCCTGTTGAAAAGATGGCAAATGTGCCAGcaattgtttagttttgttgGACGAATGCAAACAACGACACTGACATCCACACAGCAGTTGCACTTAACTAATGTTACAGATAGATGGACAGACCGACCGACCGACTCACACAAACATAAATTAacgtaaaaaataattaaatttctttccttttttgcTAAACATATAACAACTGagttttaatgaaattgaaattcagaattgaaaagaaaaacaaactgaaaaccataagagatttttttttttgcaacacaaCCACAAGACGCCACATACAACTTGTTACTGAACACTTAATGCAATTAgaagttttctttctttttttcgatttaatttaagagagtaaaaaaagtaaaaagatgAATAGATAAAGTTTGATGGTATTAAGTTTCTATatctcaaaattttttaagtttcataaactggaaatttatcaaatacatttttataagattttatgcaaatttacaaaaattttcttaaggttGAAGATTTAttgagaatttgtttaaaactaaaagtttttcttttaatagaaattttgtcgaaaattttctataaagagtaAATTccttatagattttttatacaaattttttttttttagaaaattgactctaataaaaattattaaaaatattttgtaaaacaaaatgaaaatttatcaaaaagaattctataaaaagaaaagttatagaaacatattttataaagagaaaatttataaagtaaaataagttaaaaaatgtatcaaaatttctattaaaagattttttttaatttctgtcaaacttttgctatagaaagaaaattttctatcaaaagggagtttatcaaatttatataaaattaatagaaaatttatagtatagtatctctaaaaagttttctgtttctaatatttgaatttttaatagagAAATGTTAAAACAAAGATAATTATCTGTTTGTCTCTCTTTCTTACCTGTATTTCTACCAAATACATTTAAttgtttgaaatgtttttattaaatgaacattttcaaaatgtttctttaaaaagaaaatttctcaaaattttgtataaaaagaaaatttctcgaaattaaaaaaaatatatattttttctaattttttaaaaaattaaattttctcgaaattttttttaaaaaataaaattaattggagatgtaataaaaatttatttttttaatagaaaaatgttaaaacaaagataattatttgtttgtctaTCTTTCTTACCAGTATTTCTACCAAAtacatttaattgtttacaaatcTTGAGTAATTtacagtatgtatgtatgtatgtacgtacgtgcaaaaatatatataattataatcaaAAGTACCTTatctttaacaatattttcatgACCTACAGATAAGTAATAAccatatgaaataataaaaattattttataatttttaaaaataataaaattcgacagtattaaaaacacattcaaactattaataactaaaaataaaaaaaaaactgaattatgGAACGTTGGCAAAATAAAGTGGCTGTTGTTACAGGAGCCAGTTCGGGTATCGGGGCTGCTATTGTTAGAGATCTCCTCAACTGCGGTTTACAAGTTGTAGGTCTGGCTCGAAGAGTTGATAGAGTTAAcgatataaaacaacaattgcCCGTAAATTTACAACCCAAACTAACGGCTTTACAATGTGATGTATCCAGTCTGGAATCGGTTAATAAAGCTTTCGATaaaattatttctctttttgGTGGAGTTGACGTTTTAGTCAATAATGCTGGTTGCATGAGTAAGGGCAAATTATCAACAAGAAATCCTGaagaaatacaaaaagttttacaaacCAATGTTATGGGTGTGGTGTATTGCACTCAGAGAGCTTTTAAATCAATGAAAGAACGCAATTTCGATGGTCATGTTATATTGCTTAATAGTATATCGGGACATCGTGTAAGATGTTTACCCAATTACTTGCCCGACAATAATATATATGCACCTTCTAAGTTTGCCATAACAGCCATAACGGAAATATACAGGCAGGAGTTTAAGGGATTGGGTACTAgaataaaaataactgtaagTTCAGTTAAAGATCAGTTTTGAAATTCTTTATCCAtctatattgttgttgtttttgtagagcATAAGTCCTGGTGCTACTGAAACTGAAATTATACCTGATAGTATGAAACATACCGTGGCAGCTATATTGAAACCGGAAGATATATCACAAGGCGTTGTATACGTGCTCTCCACACCACCTCATGTACAAATACATGAAATGATTATTAAACCAGTTGGGGAAATGTTTTGATTTATGAATTTCGTCCAAGTTATCCaagttattattacttttttaattatgtttctaGTTATCATGTTAAACTTGGTTAAGTtaactattattttaaattatgtaatatagaaaaacaaaatctataattttaaaatggttCTTTGTTCTTAGAATAGTAACCAGCAGCTTTAATAAACGTAGCCGACATTAAGCATAACAATAAACATACCAAATGTAATGAAGCATGTAACGAACAAAATCCCCtggttacaaataaatataaagttaaaaaaaaggaaaatataaaatgaacaaatttatatttacgtAAATTCATTGGGTATGATAATAAATTATctaagaattttattacaaaatacataaatattgcgTACCCTACAGTACGTTTATGAAATTTCCTAACCGATGGACGATTGTTTtccttaaaaagattttttttagatagatagatagatagatagatagatagatagatagatagatagatagatagatagatagatagatagatagatagatagatagatagatagatagaNNNNNNNNNNNNNNNNNNNNNNNNNNNNNNNNNNNNNNNNNNNNNNNNNNNNNNNNNNNNNNNNNNNNNNNNNNNNNNNNNNNNNNNNNNNNNNNNNNNNgaactagaactgaactagaactgaactagaactgaactagaactgaactagaactgaactagaactgaactagaactgaactagaactgaactagaaataaactagattgataaaattaatttatcattTTTCGATTAAATACATTATTAAAGTAAATGACCGATAttggtttatatattttttgcatatttactCATTCAAGCATTTAACTAGATTTTTCCCCAAAGTATTTATATTGGGTACCAGTCTGTTATGGTGACTAGTGACTGCTGACTGACCTTGAGTTGAAGATGGGGGTAAGAAACAAACAATCCAACACATAccaatatacatacttattttcataCGCATAATAGGTTGGCTTTATTAGTCAGAAATAAAAGgatttaacaaagttttaaatatttgagaACAATTAGgtatttatttcttaacatatttaaaaaatatatcgaaTGTTACCTTTAAATTGGATTAGCTGTTTTGTGTTAGTTGACAAAACCCAAAGGCCATTTTGGGTGCCCACTTAACTTTGACATGAATTTATTTTCAACTcaactctaaaatatttatttatttttgtttataaggaAAATATTTGCTCTATTATCTAAGTATAAACGAGTAAGtatattgaaaatgttattcCAGTTTgctaaaatatgtttgtatgtataaagtttatatttaaatgtgaaTGTATTtggtttcttgtttattttgctaaatACTTGTGTGTATCATGGTtatttgaacaaaatatttgaaatttttcttgattttcattttaaaattaagttttaatatatattaaagtacAAGACAAGATATAGAAACCTTTTACAAtagttaaataatattgaattgtTGTTATAGTTATTTTTGGTCTATTTGAGGAAAATAATTTAGCAAAACATACAGTTTTTACAAtgatttaaatcattttactaaaatttttaattagtatAAAATGTCTTTGATGTTATAGGTAAAAGGGGTGGACGATTTTAAACGAAAATCGAATATTGTCAATTGTTAAATTAAGATGGCCCAACACAAAAAGTGCTTTGGGCTTGCAGTGAGTGATCAGTATATTAATTAgggataattaaaaatgtataagaaatattttttatactaattttACTTTGAGATAATGTAGTTTTCATTACATTTGatgtatttacattattttatttatttagctatTTATTAACATAACCTATATATTATATTGCAATTAGTTATTCTGTTAAGAAAACATATCATTTTCTGCAATTAAATAcagattttctaaatatatttgaTCACACCCACTAGTTAAACCCCTCCACTCAAATGCACTTACGAAATTCTTAAGAAATACAATCTATTTATGACTAAAATTTTTGCTTGATTTTATTACTACAACTCTAGTGaccaaaaacaattatttgcCAGATTCGTAAAGCAAATAATGCATcaagtacttttttattgattaaCCAGCCCGGGCCGAGGACAAATGTTACGTGAATGAAATAGAAGGAAAATAACGTTACGACACATTCTTTTGTattgtttgatattttattgtCTAAGCTTCCGACCATAAATGTTTCAGAAAATATTAACTTCCACATAAATTTCTAAAGAGTCCATTATTATTGGTcttttatacatttacaataccAAAAACCACCACGGCAACTCATCTTTGAGGTTCTACAAGTTCATGGGAAAAATTTACGATTTCTTACAGTTTTAACACAATACAATCTGagtatttgttgtaaaatacaTAGAAGGGTCCTGCATTTTATCTTGGTAAACcttataaatacatttacagttataaacgtacatacatatgaaatatatttagatGTATGTGAGTACAAATGTATATAAGTGTATTTATGCTTGacagttgttattattttcagaTGGCATACTTATGTGGAGAACAGTAGGATTGAAAAAGTATATCGAAAGGACAGGGGCCAGAGCAGATATGGttttatataagattcggtaacTTGTGAATTATTAGATACTTTTCATATAGTCGGAAATAGAACTGAGCtataactgaactgaactagaactgaactgaactagaactgaattagaactgaactagaactgaactagaactgaactagaactgaactagaactgaactagaactgaactaNNNNNNNNNNNNNNNNNNNNNNNNNNNNNNNNNNNNNNNNNNNNNNNNNNNNNNNNNNNNNNNNNNNNNNNNNNNNNNNNNNNNNNNNNNNNNNNNNNNNagatagatagatagatagatagatagatagatagatagatagatagatagatagatagatagatagatagatagatagatagatagatagatagatagatatattggTTGATCGTTAGTTTGCTTAGTTTTGGTTCATATAGTTTTCATTCGCTTGGATAAGAAGTCTCCTTATTTCATAACATTCAAAACATCTGCTCTTCGGAAGAATTAAATCGGTATCTGTCCTTGTGCACCAATTATATTGCAACTTATTCGACCATCAACAATGAAAACTTTGTTTGGTTTTCACttgaaaagttatataaaacaaaatattagatGATAAAATAAACGTACAACAAtaaggaaaaaataacaaaaccagAAACggcaaaaaacattttgttaacacCATTATATTGTGGCTGTGATTAGGAACCccgcatttattttaaaattcaccaAGTCAGGCCATTTAAATCTATGTCTGACTGAATATTTTTGATGCTTTGCAGCATGTACTACCAttactaaaaaaacattttggtggagtattttataaagaaaaaacaaaaaatcataaacagTAAACGCGAAAGATTACTTTAAACGAAAgtaaggaaataaaagtgaattttgaaataaatataaaatgtacataaacaagcgttatttatatattttgtcatACCAATTTACAtgaatacatacatgtgtatactTAATAATACGTTCTTTTCGGTTATTGCAATGTGTGCAGAAAATGTAatgtaagtatttttgtttaaaatgtcaaacaaacatattgtcaaaaaatataaaaaaataataaaataaaataaaaatgtttataaagaaaGGGGCGTTAAGATTTAAAACGTCTTTACAAACAActgaaaataacaaacataatgTCTGTTATTGTTaagggaatattattttaagacttgaatattattttataacttaaataaattcaaattactatcaattataaaaatgttttatactaaaatgaaaattacCAACAAATACACTGCGATAGGTGTTCTTTTATAAGTTATGTTTTCAAGTAGAAAATGTAGATTCTCTAATAAACTACATAAACTTAAAATTCTTCTCAAATAGTTATTTAACACTCGGGCATATAAAATACAGATAAATTGCTTACATTTCGTTGTTCTTTCATTAAGTATGTCATTATTATGGCACATTTGGCAACggaaattatttatacataagtTAGAAAAAGCAATAAATTGCAAATAGGATCTTAGTTAAGGACATACATTCTTAGAGGCTTCCACAAACTTATTACAATGTAAACCATAATTTCTAAtgaaagaaacaataaaaatgtccTTTAATTTTGctcaacacacacatacacaaacaatTTGACACTCCTCTTTATGTTTACATCTCaagttgtatatacatacatatgtatatccggTTATCACACATATTGTGGCATTTCTTAAGCATTTAACAGGAAAAAGGTTCTTtcgaaaaaaagcttaaatatgttacagaaaatattttgtttttggttctTGATTTTACTTcttatatatatctatatatatgtattattataGTTATTATATTCGGCCATACTTTAGGGTTAATTTAGGAAATCATTGCTTTAGATGACATTTAATGAAGTCGTTTTATCGTAACAATAAACAGTGGACATGAAAGAGAAGTTAATTACAAACAagagttatag is part of the Lucilia cuprina isolate Lc7/37 chromosome 3, ASM2204524v1, whole genome shotgun sequence genome and harbors:
- the LOC111686940 gene encoding farnesol dehydrogenase-like, whose translation is MERWQNKVAVVTGASSGIGAAIVRDLLNCGLQVVGLARRVDRVNDIKQQLPVNLQPKLTALQCDVSSLESVNKAFDKIISLFGGVDVLVNNAGCMSKGKLSTRNPEEIQKVLQTNVMGVVYCTQRAFKSMKERNFDGHVILLNSISGHRVRCLPNYLPDNNIYAPSKFAITAITEIYRQEFKGLGTRIKITSISPGATETEIIPDSMKHTVAAILKPEDISQGVVYVLSTPPHVQIHEMIIKPVGEMF